One Bombus terrestris chromosome 15, iyBomTerr1.2, whole genome shotgun sequence genomic window, ACATCTGTTTCTTTTTGgggttttgttttattaatgtcTCTTGGTAATATTGGTTTCAATGTATGTAATTGCATGAGTGATGCAATTTGTTTTGATATATTAGGTATGATGtaattttcttctcgtttcattTCAGTTTATTAGTACTAGCAGCAAGTATTATATTTCTcagctttatttatttttctaggTGAAGGTGGTCAAATGGGGTATGGTAGACAACGTGTTTGGGGAACTATAGGTTTTGGAATTTCTGCCTTTTTGGCTGGCTACACAGTAGATTATTGGTCTAAaggagaaattattaaaatatacacacCTGCGTTTTTACTTGTTTTCATATTCACACTCATTGATCTGTTCTGTTGTAAAAAATTAGACGTGAGTATCTATCATAAAAtctcaaaaataagaaatatttgtttttaatatatttaattacactACTTATTAAAACTACTTTTTGCAGCTGCCAGTAATGAATGGATCGGCAGATATACTGAAAGACATTATGAAACTTTTGAGGTTGAAacctataattatatttctctgTTTTGCAACAATTGCCGGCATTCTCGATAGCTTTatgatttatttcttattttggTAAAGTcttatttcgataaaatattaaatttttaatattttagtataaattttaaaaaaatgtgatACATAAATTACaagagcaaaataaaattcgcaaaTAATACGTTTTAAATAGGTATTTAGAAGACCTCGCTATGGCAACTAATTGCATGACAGAGATTAAATTAATAGAAGGTTTAATCGTTGCAGCAGAAACTTTGGGCGGCGAAGTAATTTTTTTTTCGTTGTCTGGTAtatcacttatttatttaagtaatcttattttttgtattattttttattttttaatcggtTTCTTCCTAATAGGTAAGATCCTAAAGAAACTAGGATTCGGATATAGCTTTACATTGTGTTTCGTATGCTACGCTTTACGACTTGGACTGATTTCTTTGGCATTGAATCCATGGTGGGTAATACCAATAGAACTGTTTATGCAAGGACCTACTTATGCACTTTGTTACACGACAATAGTCGCTTATGCAAGTAAAGTTGCACCGCCCGGAACATCAGCTACTGTTCAAGGAATCGTAGCTGGCATGGATGACGGTTTTGGTAATGAAAGTTTATGATATGGATATACCGttgtttaaatataatacacataatatgcATTTGTATTATCCTAATCGATGTCTACGCAAAACTACTCAAAGATGTTACTCAAGTATACTTAATAgttttactatattattatttattgctccAGGTTTTGCAATTGGTAGCCTGATAGGCGGAATCTTATACAAATTATTTGGAGGTGTAACGACGTTACGGATATTTTCATCAATTGCCGCTATAACAGCATTCATATACCTTATTTTATACCtgttatatttaaaagatataacaCCAGGTAGTAAAACTAGTAGTTATTAGACATTTAATTTTCTGTATGCTGCTGTGGTTAAATCAATCTCTTATTATAGATACAAAGAAGAATGTAGAGTGGAAAACACCAGAGGAAGCTCAAAAGAAATGTACAGTTGCAGAAAGCTGACTACACAAAGATgtaaatcaaaaatatttgaatattttactgcAAATGAATATTGTtgctaataatataattatcgttttaTCAACGGGTTTGTTTATTACCaattgataatttataaataaaattttacatatttttcttattggTCTAATTC contains:
- the LOC100652175 gene encoding major facilitator superfamily domain-containing protein 6 isoform X1, with the protein product MKLNYTQLPIKAHYFFFMAAMGPILPFLPVYGKQLGISALIMGSITAILPILFLIAKPTFGFLVDYFYTWRKTIFIALLAVTSGCYICMYFLPVLPGPVFSDYSFSNVSCDLLPYCKLEDISKPYLCTGVKNAICHWTCTDKNFSVSIQFQALNEEISFSPNSTCLIDKNSTLYCSKHSNCNVICDNLDDSYCLYTSVSFWGFVLLMSLGNIGFNVCNCMSDAICFDILGEGGQMGYGRQRVWGTIGFGISAFLAGYTVDYWSKGEIIKIYTPAFLLVFIFTLIDLFCCKKLDLPVMNGSADILKDIMKLLRLKPIIIFLCFATIAGILDSFMIYFLFWYLEDLAMATNCMTEIKLIEGLIVAAETLGGEVIFFSLSGKILKKLGFGYSFTLCFVCYALRLGLISLALNPWWVIPIELFMQGPTYALCYTTIVAYASKVAPPGTSATVQGIVAGMDDGFGFAIGSLIGGILYKLFGGVTTLRIFSSIAAITAFIYLILYLLYLKDITPDTKKNVEWKTPEEAQKKCTVAES
- the LOC100652175 gene encoding major facilitator superfamily domain-containing protein 6 isoform X2 — encoded protein: MKLNYTQLPIKAHYFFFMAAMGPILPFLPVYGKQLGISALIMGSITAILPILFLIAKPTFGFLVDYFYTWRKTIFIALLAVTSGCYICMYFLPVLPGPVFSDYSFSNVSCDLLPYCKLEDISKPYLCTGVKNAICHWTCTDKNFSVSIQFQALNEEISFSPNSTCLIDKNSTLYCSKHSNCNVICDNLDDSYCLYTSVSFWGFVLLMSLGNIGFNVCNCMSDAICFDILGEGGQMGYGRQRVWGTIGFGISAFLAGYTVDYWSKGEIIKIYTPAFLLVFIFTLIDLFCCKKLDLPVMNGSADILKDIMKLLRLKPIIIFLCFATIAGILDSFMIYFLFCRNFGRRSKILKKLGFGYSFTLCFVCYALRLGLISLALNPWWVIPIELFMQGPTYALCYTTIVAYASKVAPPGTSATVQGIVAGMDDGFGFAIGSLIGGILYKLFGGVTTLRIFSSIAAITAFIYLILYLLYLKDITPDTKKNVEWKTPEEAQKKCTVAES